The Longimicrobiaceae bacterium genomic sequence GAGTTCCACACCCCCTCGAGCTGGCTGGGGCGCGGCGTGTACAGGTCCTCCTCGTTGTACTGCGACTGCGCGAGCTGCTGCGACCAGATCTCGGTGAGGCGCAGGCCGTACTCCGAGCCCGCCACGCCGTAGCCGCTGCCGTTGTAGCCCACGCCCTGCTGGATCGCGTTCGCCAGAAGGTGCGCCGGCGGAACGTCCTCGGGGGCGTTGGGATTCTTGTTGACGTCGGTCAACCCCTGGTCGCACGCACCGGCGAAGACCAGTGCGAGCGCCGGAGCGGCCCGAAGGTATCTGTTCATGCTCATGTCTGCTTTCTGTCCCGCGCTGGGGTTACGGAGTCACGGTGAAGCTGAACCCGATGCTCCGCGGAGTCGGAATCTGCGCGAACTCGAGGCCTTGCACGTTGCTGGCGTCGAACGCCGTCTCCGGGTCGATGTGGGGCGTCTTGCTCCACAGCGCCAGGTTGCGTCCGATGATGGAGACGTTGAACCGCGAGATGTTCGCGCGGCGCGTCACCGAGCCCGGCAGGTCGAACGAAAGGCTGGCCTCACGAAGCTTGGTATAGGTCGCGTCGAACACGTGCGCCTCGTGGATGCCGTACAGCGCCTTCCAGTAGCGCTGGGCGTTCGTGGCGGTGGTGTTCGGCGAGCCGTCGGCATGCACCGAGTTGGGCACCACGATGCCGGTCGCGGCCGTGCACGCCGGCATGTCCGACGCGTACGACGAGTTCCAGGCGCAGCGGCCCTTGGCGGTCTCGGCCAGCACGCCGGCGTACGTGCCGAACATGTGCGTCACCGAGTAGATGTCGCCGCCGCTCTTGTGGTCGAGCAGCGCGCGCAGGCTCACGCCCTTGTACGTCAGCGTGGTGCCCACGCTGCCACCCCACTTGGGCTGGTAGTTGCCCAGCACGCTCACCTCGTCGGCGGGCAGCGGGCGGCCCGTGGCGTCGACCACGATGTGGCCGGCGTCGTCGCGCTTGTAGGCGTAGCCCACCAGCGACCCGTACGGCTGGCCCTTGCGGGCTTCCACGTTCAGGCCCCAGAAGCTGCCGAGCAGCAGGGTGCCCGCGTCGTCGGCAAGCGAGACCACCTCGTTGCGGTTGCGCGAGAAGTTGACGTTCGCCTCCCACTTGAAGTCGCCGCGCTGCACCGGGGTCGTGTTCAGCTGGAACTCCATGCCGCGGTTGCGCACCGAGCCGGCGTTCACGTAGCGCTCCAGGTAGCCCGACGACGACGAGACCACGGCCGGCATGATCTGGTCGCGGGTGGTGGCGCTGTAGAAGTTGCCCTCCAGGCCCACGCGGTCGTTCATGAAGCGCAGCTCGGCGCCGAACTCCTTGGACGTGGTGGCCTCGGGCTTGAGCGCCGCGTTCGAAAGCGTGTTCGGAACGCGGAAGGTGGGGAACCCGCCGAAGGGGTCGCTGGCCACGTAGGTGTCGCGCAGCGAGTACACCGGCGCGTCGTTGCCCACGCGGGCCCAGCTCGCGCGGATCTTACCGTAGCTCAGCGCGCCGCCCAGGTTCAGCGCCGGGATGGCGTCGCTGAAGACGAAGGCGCCCGAGATGGACGGGTAGAAGTACGAGCGGTTGTCCGCCGGCAGCGTCGACGACCAGTCGTTGCGGCCGGTGGCGGTCAGGAAGAGGTACTCGTTGAAGCCGACCTCGGCCTGGCCGTACAGCGAGTTGACCTGGCGGCGGGTGACGTAGTCGTCCGGCACCGGGGTGACGGCGGCATTGTTGACCGAGAAGATGCCCGGCACCACCAGGTCGGCGGCGTAGGCGTAGTTCTCCTGGCGGCGCACGCGGCGCTGGTTGCCGCCGAGGTTCATGTCCAGGCTGAACGGACCCGACAGGGTCGGCTTGGCCGTGAGCAGGAAGTCGGTGTTGATCTCGCGGAACCCGATGTCCATGTTCGAGAACGCGCCGTTCTGGCCCACGTTGTCGGCCAGGCCGGTCATGGGGTTCACGTTGGTGACGCCCCAGTTGCCGGCGGCATACATCACGCGGCGGTTCTCCGAGTACCAGTCGGCGGCCGTGCGCGCGGTGCCGCTCAGCCAGTCCGCGAACTTGTACGTCAGGGCCGTGTTGCCGATGAGGCGGTCACGGTTGTCGCGGTTGGTGTTGACTTCCTGCTGGAAGTACGGGCTGGGGTGGTAGCTGTAGTTCCAGCTGTACGGCAGGCCCGCGTTGGGGTCGCCCGCGGGGCGGATGTCGCGGTAGTGCGCCTTCAGGTCGTTCATGTCGACCTGGCGGCCGAACCAGATGAACGCCTCGAGCGGGTTCGTCTCGTCGTACCCGATGCCGGGGCGGTTGCGGCCGTTGGTGTTGATGTACTGCACCGACGTGGTCGCCTGCAGGCGGCTGTTGACCGTCAGGCCGCCGTTCAGGCCCAGGTTGGTGCGGGCAGTGCGCTGGCCGGGCATCATCGCGTTCTGGTCCAGGCGCGACGCCGAGAGGCGCACGTTGGCCTGGTCGCTCGAGGCGGCGAAGCTGGCGTTGGTCGTCAGCGTGCGGCCCGTGTCGAAGAAGTCGCGGATGTTGTCCGGGTGCGCCACCCACGGCGTGGGATCGTGCTCGCCGCTCGAGTTGATCGGGCCGTTGTACTGCGGGATGAGGCGGCCGTCCAGCGCCGGGCCCCAGCTCTCGTCCACGTGGTCGAAGACGCCGTTGCCGTTGCCGTCGTAGTACGAGAACTTGCCCGAGCTGCCCTGGCCGTACGAGTTCTGGTAGCTGGGCAGGCGGAGCGGGTTCTCGAAGGTGACGTACTGGCTCACCGAGACCTGGCCCTTGCGGCCCGCGGCCATGCCGGTCTTGGTGGTGATGATGATGGCGCCGTTCGCCGCGCGCGAACCGTAGAGCGCGGCCGCGTTCGGGCCCTTGAGCACCGTCAGCGAAGCGATGTTCTCGGGGTTGATGTCCTGCGCGGCGTTGCCGTAGTCACGGCCGCCGTACCCGCGCGACACGCCGTAGCTGGGCGCCGTGTTGTCCACCGGCACGCCGTCGACCACGAAGAGCGGCTGGTTGTTGCCCGTGAGCGACGTGGGGCCGCGGATCACGATGCGCGACGAGCCGCCCTGGGCGCCCGCCTGCGTGATCTGCACGCCCGACACCTTGCCCGAGAGGGCGCTCACCACGTTCGGCTCCGTGCGCGAGATGTTCTCGCCGCGGATGCTCTGCACCGAGGTCGCCACGGTGCGCTCCTGGCGCGTGATGCCGAGCGCCGTGACCACCAGGCCCTGCAGCTGCGTGCTCTGCGCGGCCATCTGGAAGTTCTGCGTGAGCGAGGCGCCGGGCGCCAGCGTCACGTTGCGGCTCACGGTGGTCAGGCCCACGCGCGACGCCGTGACGCGCACCTGGCCGGTGGCGCGAGCCGCCGGCACCACGATGCGGTACGAACCGTCGGCCGAGCTGCTGGCCCCCAGGTTTAGGCCGTCCAGCC encodes the following:
- a CDS encoding SusC/RagA family TonB-linked outer membrane protein, with the translated sequence MNKFRWLLAALVAVAVTPFGAWAQEPATVSGRVTNAAGAPEAAVAVRLDGLNLGASSSADGSYRIVVPAARATGQVRVTASRVGLTTVSRNVTLAPGASLTQNFQMAAQSTQLQGLVVTALGITRQERTVATSVQSIRGENISRTEPNVVSALSGKVSGVQITQAGAQGGSSRIVIRGPTSLTGNNQPLFVVDGVPVDNTAPSYGVSRGYGGRDYGNAAQDINPENIASLTVLKGPNAAALYGSRAANGAIIITTKTGMAAGRKGQVSVSQYVTFENPLRLPSYQNSYGQGSSGKFSYYDGNGNGVFDHVDESWGPALDGRLIPQYNGPINSSGEHDPTPWVAHPDNIRDFFDTGRTLTTNASFAASSDQANVRLSASRLDQNAMMPGQRTARTNLGLNGGLTVNSRLQATTSVQYINTNGRNRPGIGYDETNPLEAFIWFGRQVDMNDLKAHYRDIRPAGDPNAGLPYSWNYSYHPSPYFQQEVNTNRDNRDRLIGNTALTYKFADWLSGTARTAADWYSENRRVMYAAGNWGVTNVNPMTGLADNVGQNGAFSNMDIGFREINTDFLLTAKPTLSGPFSLDMNLGGNQRRVRRQENYAYAADLVVPGIFSVNNAAVTPVPDDYVTRRQVNSLYGQAEVGFNEYLFLTATGRNDWSSTLPADNRSYFYPSISGAFVFSDAIPALNLGGALSYGKIRASWARVGNDAPVYSLRDTYVASDPFGGFPTFRVPNTLSNAALKPEATTSKEFGAELRFMNDRVGLEGNFYSATTRDQIMPAVVSSSSGYLERYVNAGSVRNRGMEFQLNTTPVQRGDFKWEANVNFSRNRNEVVSLADDAGTLLLGSFWGLNVEARKGQPYGSLVGYAYKRDDAGHIVVDATGRPLPADEVSVLGNYQPKWGGSVGTTLTYKGVSLRALLDHKSGGDIYSVTHMFGTYAGVLAETAKGRCAWNSSYASDMPACTAATGIVVPNSVHADGSPNTTATNAQRYWKALYGIHEAHVFDATYTKLREASLSFDLPGSVTRRANISRFNVSIIGRNLALWSKTPHIDPETAFDASNVQGLEFAQIPTPRSIGFSFTVTP